A part of Saccharomonospora amisosensis genomic DNA contains:
- a CDS encoding MFS transporter small subunit, whose protein sequence is MSEQTTSQRRAGLLVLVWAWVGLPFAYGVYELVRKVLQLIGG, encoded by the coding sequence GTGAGCGAGCAGACGACGTCTCAACGCCGAGCGGGGCTGCTGGTCCTGGTGTGGGCCTGGGTGGGCCTGCCGTTCGCCTACGGGGTGTATGAACTCGTCCGCAAGGTGTTGCAGCTGATCGGCGGTTGA